The following proteins are encoded in a genomic region of Leptospira fainei serovar Hurstbridge str. BUT 6:
- a CDS encoding MBL fold metallo-hydrolase: MIRAIQAVIFSLFLIGSAGCFPLDPDRVSSPSYKDGRYRNIAPDEELVGKSFFSVLKWKLFGPHDPPAVKGLNGELPLILERSAGDMIAAEGRIRAVWLGHSTIWISITQKGKTINILTDPIFESPTPVLVDRWVPLPISKESLPPVDFAIVSHAHRDHLDRDSLRFLRSKNPNLKILLPSGMKAFSEDEKLGLAQVQEIGQVTHHEFVKIMFLPAYHWSRMGVNDTNQYFWGSYAIEAGGKLIYFAGDTGYSIHFKEIAKLLGKPIDLAFLPIGAYKPRWFMKHAHIGPDEALTASLDLGAKSFAPIHWGTFPLGDDLPQEPVLDLKGKLNFPEIPDIKGLNPLYTGISWGNKNGVRVVPWTIGSGIDLE, encoded by the coding sequence ATGATAAGAGCTATACAAGCTGTGATTTTTTCTCTTTTTCTTATTGGAAGTGCCGGGTGCTTTCCCTTAGATCCGGATCGCGTTTCTTCCCCTAGTTATAAAGACGGTCGATACCGAAACATTGCTCCAGACGAAGAACTCGTCGGGAAATCCTTCTTTTCCGTATTAAAATGGAAGCTGTTCGGTCCGCATGATCCGCCCGCAGTTAAGGGATTGAATGGCGAATTACCTTTGATATTAGAAAGATCCGCCGGGGACATGATCGCGGCCGAAGGACGGATCCGAGCCGTATGGTTAGGCCATTCCACGATATGGATTTCTATAACTCAAAAAGGAAAAACGATCAATATCTTGACCGATCCGATCTTCGAATCCCCGACTCCTGTTCTGGTCGATCGCTGGGTTCCTTTGCCGATTTCGAAAGAATCTCTTCCTCCTGTGGATTTCGCAATCGTCAGTCATGCCCATCGGGACCATTTGGATCGGGACAGCCTCCGGTTTTTACGCTCTAAAAATCCTAATTTAAAGATCCTACTTCCCTCCGGAATGAAGGCCTTTTCCGAAGATGAAAAGCTCGGCCTCGCGCAGGTCCAGGAAATCGGACAAGTAACACATCATGAATTCGTAAAGATAATGTTTCTTCCGGCATACCATTGGAGCCGCATGGGAGTCAACGATACGAACCAGTATTTTTGGGGAAGCTATGCCATAGAGGCAGGCGGTAAATTAATCTACTTTGCGGGAGATACGGGATATTCCATTCACTTTAAGGAAATTGCAAAGCTTTTAGGAAAACCAATCGATTTGGCATTTCTTCCCATCGGCGCATATAAACCCAGATGGTTTATGAAGCACGCACATATCGGTCCGGACGAGGCACTCACCGCTTCTCTAGACTTGGGCGCCAAATCGTTCGCACCCATTCATTGGGGAACCTTTCCTCTCGGAGACGATCTTCCGCAGGAGCCTGTATTGGATTTAAAAGGAAAACTTAATTTTCCCGAAATTCCTGACATAAAAGGATTAAATCCTTTATACACCGGTATATCTTGGGGAAATAAAAACGGAGTAAGAGTAGTTCCCTGGACAATCGGTAGCGGCATCGATTTAGAATAA
- a CDS encoding fatty acid desaturase family protein: MSFSSAIPARDLPTGLNIKLAWLFLLFFGSFHYALPIILARFPGAFWVGLSVAISTGPLSYILWNLIHESIHGNFSNARSQNQFWGRCLSVLFGTQFAVLKAGHLMHHKYNREPGDRIEFFEPTSIHPRWLQSLRYYFRITLATYCFEVGVGLFLALPTILTKPISTKLSKLPIEKAFFNRVYKPEILAEIRKDLFFTAAIYAPSVWLFGKQGWILGIALLLRAFVVSFFDNAYHYGKEIDDKNSAYNLYLPFRLSGYFLHFNYHRIHHRFPGVPWNRLPVQMEACGEVWDRGFWQQAWSQWGGLMDEPRKE, from the coding sequence ATGTCTTTTTCTTCGGCGATTCCTGCGAGAGATCTTCCTACCGGGCTGAATATCAAGCTCGCTTGGCTATTCCTGCTATTTTTTGGAAGCTTTCATTATGCATTGCCGATCATATTGGCTCGATTTCCCGGTGCGTTTTGGGTCGGTTTGTCTGTTGCGATATCGACTGGACCGCTGTCTTACATACTTTGGAATTTAATCCATGAAAGTATTCATGGAAATTTTTCCAACGCTCGCTCGCAGAACCAATTTTGGGGAAGATGTCTCTCGGTTCTATTCGGAACACAGTTTGCCGTATTAAAAGCCGGTCATTTGATGCATCATAAATACAATCGGGAGCCCGGAGATAGGATCGAATTCTTTGAGCCGACATCTATACATCCTCGTTGGCTACAGAGTCTTCGCTATTATTTTAGGATTACTCTTGCCACGTACTGTTTCGAAGTTGGAGTGGGTTTATTTTTAGCCTTACCGACCATTTTAACAAAACCGATTTCTACGAAACTCTCGAAGCTTCCGATCGAAAAAGCATTTTTCAATCGGGTCTATAAGCCGGAAATTCTGGCCGAAATCAGGAAGGATTTATTTTTTACGGCGGCGATATATGCGCCCTCCGTTTGGCTTTTCGGGAAGCAAGGTTGGATTCTTGGTATCGCGTTATTACTTAGAGCATTCGTCGTTTCTTTTTTCGATAACGCTTATCATTACGGGAAAGAAATCGACGATAAGAACTCGGCGTACAATCTGTATCTACCTTTCCGATTGAGCGGATATTTTCTTCATTTTAATTATCATCGAATTCATCACAGGTTCCCGGGAGTTCCGTGGAATCGATTGCCCGTGCAGATGGAAGCGTGCGGAGAAGTTTGGGATCGAGGTTTTTGGCAACAAGCCTGGAGTCAATGGGGCGGCTTGATGGACGAGCCGAGAAAAGAGTAG
- a CDS encoding MgtC/SapB family protein, whose product MEAFHKINIISLLDTIISLSAAFILGGLIGLERQYRQRTAGLRTNVLVSVGSAIFVDAANRLHGHDAAVHVMAYVVSGIGFLGAGVIMRGEGNVRGLNTAATLWTSAAVGACAGADLLLEAFLGSAFVIATNTLLRPIANRINRQPLDTRFVEATMTVTVIAIRDKHKEALQFLEESLENANYPVRDLIISPFGNDLVQIQAVLVSTSVEGLELDSLVEELAKQDSVKQAFWTSATE is encoded by the coding sequence ATGGAAGCATTTCATAAAATTAATATTATCTCTTTATTGGATACGATCATAAGCTTAAGCGCAGCTTTTATTCTTGGCGGATTGATCGGGCTGGAAAGACAGTATCGTCAAAGGACGGCCGGTCTGCGGACGAACGTCCTCGTGTCGGTAGGATCCGCAATTTTTGTCGACGCTGCAAATCGATTGCACGGGCATGACGCGGCCGTTCATGTCATGGCTTATGTTGTTTCGGGCATCGGTTTTCTGGGAGCGGGAGTAATCATGCGAGGCGAAGGTAACGTGCGCGGTTTGAATACTGCAGCGACTCTTTGGACTTCCGCCGCCGTCGGAGCTTGCGCGGGAGCGGATTTGCTATTGGAAGCATTTCTAGGTTCCGCTTTCGTAATTGCGACCAATACGTTACTAAGGCCGATCGCAAATCGTATCAATCGACAACCTTTGGATACTCGATTCGTAGAAGCTACGATGACCGTGACCGTAATTGCAATACGGGATAAACATAAGGAAGCTTTACAATTCTTGGAAGAATCCTTGGAAAATGCTAACTATCCGGTTCGGGATCTCATTATCAGCCCTTTCGGGAACGACTTAGTGCAGATCCAAGCGGTTCTGGTTTCCACTTCGGTCGAAGGATTGGAGTTGGACAGTCTTGTGGAAGAACTGGCAAAGCAGGATAGCGTTAAACAAGCATTTTGGACCAGCGCAACCGAATGA
- a CDS encoding efflux RND transporter permease subunit, producing MRTIIESFIKNRLFFYLGTSFVFLAGIVSLLGLRRDTFPNVDMKQLVITTKFPGASPADVELRVTYPIEEKIKEIDGIDEIRSFSRNSASDIDVRVSLEEKDPEKILDEIRRAVDNAISEFPPQVTEKPKIIERKSSSYPVLEFSVFGGKDEIELHTTAEFLERELEKISGVARVDVFGKRDREWQILVNANRLKHYQLDLSDITTAIRNRNVNLPAGSVDSETAFDLRIDGEFRDPSDIYKIPIRTNDFFSKVQLGSLARVEDTFEYPRFLAIANGKQGLILSVVKKERADAIDVADHVRKRLAELEKTAPPEIKTVMLSDEAKRTSKRLDIVSNNALIGFCIVFGILFLFLDFRTATITSLSLPISMLMTFAVLPFFDVSFNMISMMGLIIALGMLVDNSIVISENIYTYLGKNMDSFTASVKGTLEMLVPIFGSYLTTVAAFLPMLFMSGVMGKFVWQIPLVVIVALTASLIESFLFLPARISVFAKTPDQLKRTTRFRKTLDAFFHRMEERFSDFVAFTLRHKYSSFVIILILIVASFVALSQMKFILFPKEDIEIFTVKAEFPSSFRIYQTREKMKYMETIIKRIPPDELVSYSIKIGVQQTDPEDPLSRYGENLGVILVYLTPESERKRKAGEILASLEADFRKTPSLVDVYMEEFGAAPPIGAPITVSILGKDYKELTKVSAELQTFLKTIPGVHSVRDDYRYGRKQMQVRLDEDLESFTGVSTFSAANMLRTAYDGERAGTVRKGRTKIYLRVMYDKDFRKNPDEIKHIPLRNKAGNITHLSKISKMELVDSPELLSHREFERAITVNAEIKIDQITAHEANSKIIEVFKPLVERQYPGISLAFGGEEKDTQRSMESLGKAGLLALFGIFAILALTMQNFWKPFLILSTIPLGIMGIVLGFPLSGKSISFLAMIGIIGLAGVLVNASIVLVDCIDSIQKGSKDSMDEILLEASRRRFRPILLTTLTTVAGILPTAYGLGGTDPVLVPMTLALGWGLGFGTLGSLLYVPVTLSVFHRFASKKKKIHH from the coding sequence ATGAGAACAATCATAGAATCGTTTATTAAGAACCGCTTATTCTTTTATTTAGGAACAAGCTTCGTATTCCTAGCGGGAATCGTATCGTTATTAGGTTTGCGCCGAGATACGTTTCCTAACGTGGATATGAAACAACTTGTGATAACGACGAAATTTCCGGGAGCCTCTCCCGCCGACGTGGAGCTTCGAGTCACATATCCTATCGAAGAGAAAATCAAGGAAATAGACGGGATTGACGAAATTCGTTCCTTTTCCAGAAACTCCGCCTCGGATATAGATGTTCGAGTGAGTCTGGAAGAAAAGGATCCGGAAAAAATTTTGGACGAGATTCGTCGCGCTGTAGATAATGCGATTTCCGAATTTCCTCCCCAAGTTACCGAAAAACCGAAAATCATAGAAAGAAAGTCCAGTTCGTATCCCGTCTTGGAATTTTCCGTTTTCGGAGGGAAGGACGAAATCGAGCTGCATACGACGGCCGAGTTCTTGGAAAGAGAACTCGAAAAAATTTCCGGAGTGGCTCGCGTGGATGTCTTCGGAAAGCGGGATCGCGAATGGCAGATATTGGTAAACGCGAATCGATTGAAACATTATCAATTGGATCTTTCCGATATTACGACCGCCATCCGAAATCGGAACGTGAATTTACCGGCCGGATCCGTGGATTCCGAGACGGCCTTCGACCTTAGGATCGACGGTGAATTTAGAGACCCTTCGGATATTTATAAAATTCCAATTCGAACCAACGATTTTTTCTCCAAAGTCCAATTGGGAAGTCTTGCGCGAGTGGAAGATACTTTCGAATATCCAAGATTTCTTGCGATTGCGAACGGAAAGCAAGGTTTGATTCTTTCCGTGGTCAAAAAGGAGAGGGCCGACGCGATAGACGTAGCCGATCACGTTCGAAAACGTTTGGCCGAACTGGAAAAAACGGCTCCGCCTGAAATTAAGACGGTGATGTTAAGCGACGAAGCAAAGCGGACTAGTAAGCGTCTGGATATCGTCTCCAATAACGCCTTGATCGGATTTTGCATCGTTTTCGGAATCTTGTTTCTTTTTCTGGATTTCAGGACGGCTACGATTACTTCTTTATCGCTTCCTATTTCCATGTTGATGACCTTTGCTGTGCTTCCTTTCTTCGACGTATCCTTCAATATGATTTCCATGATGGGATTGATCATTGCACTCGGAATGCTCGTGGATAACTCGATCGTGATCTCGGAGAATATTTACACGTATTTAGGAAAGAATATGGATTCCTTTACCGCATCGGTTAAAGGAACTTTAGAGATGCTGGTTCCCATTTTCGGATCGTATCTTACCACGGTCGCCGCATTCCTTCCGATGCTTTTCATGTCCGGTGTCATGGGGAAGTTCGTTTGGCAAATTCCTCTCGTCGTGATCGTCGCGTTGACTGCCAGTCTTATCGAATCGTTTTTATTTTTGCCCGCGCGGATCAGCGTATTTGCAAAAACTCCCGATCAATTAAAGCGGACTACCCGTTTTAGAAAAACTTTGGACGCTTTTTTTCATAGAATGGAGGAACGCTTTTCGGATTTCGTAGCCTTTACGCTGCGCCATAAATACTCCTCCTTCGTCATTATTTTGATTTTGATCGTAGCTTCCTTCGTGGCCCTAAGTCAGATGAAGTTCATTCTTTTCCCGAAAGAAGACATCGAAATTTTTACCGTTAAAGCGGAGTTTCCTAGCTCGTTTCGAATTTATCAGACTCGGGAAAAAATGAAATATATGGAAACGATCATCAAAAGAATTCCGCCGGATGAGCTTGTGAGCTATTCCATTAAAATCGGCGTGCAACAAACCGATCCCGAGGATCCTCTTTCGAGATACGGCGAGAATCTGGGAGTGATTTTGGTTTATCTGACTCCAGAATCGGAGAGAAAAAGAAAAGCCGGAGAAATCCTTGCCTCCCTGGAAGCGGATTTTCGTAAGACTCCGAGTTTAGTGGACGTTTATATGGAGGAGTTCGGAGCCGCTCCCCCGATCGGCGCTCCTATTACCGTTTCAATATTAGGAAAAGATTATAAAGAATTGACGAAAGTTTCCGCGGAATTGCAGACATTTCTGAAGACGATTCCGGGAGTCCATTCCGTTCGAGACGATTATCGTTACGGCCGCAAACAGATGCAGGTTCGATTGGATGAAGATTTGGAGAGTTTTACCGGAGTCTCCACTTTCTCGGCGGCTAACATGCTTCGAACGGCGTACGACGGAGAACGAGCCGGAACCGTAAGAAAGGGGCGAACTAAAATTTATCTTCGAGTCATGTACGATAAGGATTTTAGAAAAAATCCGGATGAGATTAAGCATATTCCGTTGCGGAATAAAGCCGGGAATATCACCCATTTGTCCAAGATCTCAAAAATGGAATTAGTGGATTCTCCCGAACTCCTATCTCATAGGGAATTTGAAAGGGCGATTACGGTGAACGCCGAAATTAAAATCGATCAAATTACGGCTCACGAAGCGAATTCGAAAATTATAGAAGTCTTTAAACCTTTGGTCGAGCGTCAATATCCCGGAATCTCGCTCGCATTCGGAGGAGAAGAGAAGGATACCCAAAGATCCATGGAATCTCTAGGTAAAGCAGGCCTTCTGGCATTATTCGGAATTTTTGCGATTTTAGCTTTGACGATGCAGAATTTTTGGAAACCTTTCCTGATTCTGAGTACGATTCCGTTAGGAATCATGGGAATCGTACTCGGGTTTCCTCTTTCCGGTAAGTCGATCAGCTTCCTTGCCATGATCGGGATTATCGGACTCGCAGGTGTTCTCGTAAACGCCTCCATCGTACTCGTGGACTGTATCGATTCGATTCAAAAGGGATCTAAGGATTCTATGGACGAAATTTTATTGGAAGCGAGCCGGAGGAGATTTCGCCCGATTCTTTTAACTACGCTTACTACGGTTGCCGGAATTCTTCCAACCGCCTACGGTTTGGGTGGAACCGATCCGGTCCTAGTTCCGATGACTTTGGCTCTAGGTTGGGGACTTGGGTTTGGTACGTTAGGAAGTTTACTCTATGTGCCTGTCACTCTTTCCGTTTTTCATCGGTTTGCTTCGAAAAAAAAGAAGATCCATCATTAG
- the pyrB gene encoding aspartate carbamoyltransferase: MSYDHKNILDTEQFSKEDLDFLVRQTREMERLMEAGKAFGILEGKLLASLFFEASTRTRLSFEAAMERLGGRVISTVGFQFSSISKGETLYDTMKMIEAYADIAVIRHPVEGSSRIAAGAVSIPVINAGDGAGQHPTQALLDLYTIISEKGKLDGLVLAFIGDLKYGRTIHSLINLLRHYKVHLYLISPPELALPDSYKKGLSGFPISFEESEDIKKVWECDVAYVTRIQEERFPDHKEFERLKESFKVNKELILASKKDTTILHPLPRVNELSTDVDDLPNAAYFRQAKYGVVSRMTLLCLSLGVKF; encoded by the coding sequence ATGTCGTACGATCATAAGAATATTCTAGATACGGAACAATTCTCCAAAGAAGACCTTGATTTCCTCGTAAGGCAAACTCGGGAAATGGAACGTTTAATGGAAGCCGGCAAAGCCTTCGGTATTCTGGAAGGAAAACTTTTAGCCTCGCTCTTCTTCGAGGCCTCCACTCGGACTCGATTATCATTCGAAGCCGCCATGGAGCGATTGGGGGGAAGAGTCATATCCACAGTGGGCTTTCAATTCTCCTCCATATCGAAAGGTGAAACCCTATACGATACTATGAAAATGATCGAGGCATATGCGGATATCGCTGTGATTCGACATCCGGTTGAAGGTTCTTCGAGAATCGCCGCCGGCGCGGTCAGTATTCCTGTGATTAATGCGGGCGACGGAGCTGGACAGCATCCGACCCAGGCATTACTGGATTTGTATACCATCATTTCCGAAAAAGGGAAATTGGACGGGCTAGTGCTCGCGTTTATCGGGGATTTAAAATACGGCCGCACGATCCATAGTCTTATCAATCTATTGCGCCATTATAAAGTGCATTTATATCTTATCTCTCCGCCGGAACTTGCGCTTCCGGATTCTTATAAAAAAGGGCTTTCAGGTTTTCCGATTTCTTTCGAAGAAAGCGAGGACATCAAAAAAGTTTGGGAATGCGACGTCGCTTACGTCACTCGAATCCAAGAGGAACGCTTTCCCGATCACAAGGAATTCGAGAGATTAAAGGAATCCTTTAAAGTGAATAAGGAGCTCATTCTTGCCTCGAAGAAGGATACGACGATATTGCATCCCTTGCCTAGAGTGAACGAACTTTCGACGGACGTGGACGACCTGCCGAATGCCGCGTATTTTCGCCAGGCAAAATACGGAGTCGTGAGCAGAATGACTCTGCTTTGTCTTTCTCTCGGAGTAAAGTTCTGA
- a CDS encoding DUF2203 domain-containing protein, with translation MERKIWTYEEARKILPYVRSITEEFYSSVNELHRELKEEMLRENELEAKESRLEELLIEWAEKIRELGIEVKGLWLVDFDNGKGYYCWHLGEEDLLFEHGYDEGFSGRRPIDDNDEENE, from the coding sequence ATGGAACGGAAAATCTGGACATACGAAGAAGCCCGTAAAATTCTACCTTACGTTAGGTCGATTACGGAAGAATTTTATTCTTCCGTTAATGAATTACATCGAGAACTCAAAGAAGAGATGTTAAGGGAAAACGAGCTGGAGGCGAAAGAGAGCCGACTAGAAGAACTGTTAATCGAATGGGCCGAGAAAATTCGCGAACTCGGGATCGAAGTAAAAGGACTTTGGCTGGTCGATTTCGATAATGGAAAGGGATATTATTGCTGGCATCTGGGAGAAGAGGATCTTCTCTTCGAGCACGGGTATGACGAGGGCTTTTCCGGACGAAGGCCGATCGACGATAATGACGAGGAAAACGAATAA